The Streptomyces racemochromogenes DNA segment ACCTGGACTCCACCTCGGAGGCGGCCGTGCAGGAGGCGCTGGCCGAGGCCCTGTCGGGCCGTACGGCGGTGGTGATCGCGCACCGGCTGTCCACGGTGCAGGCCGCCGACCTGATCCTCGTGGTGGAGGACGGCCGGATCGTCGAACGCGGTACGCACCCGGAGCTGCTGGCGGCGGACGGCCGGTACGCCGAGCTGTACCGGACCCAGTTCGCCACGCGCGGGGCGCCCGCCGCCGGGTAGGCGGCCGGGGGGCCGGCTCGTACGGCCGGGCGGATCCGGGGCGGGGCCGGTTCGCGGGGGCCGTATCTCAGGGGGCGAGCACGTCGAGTTCCTCCAGGGCGCCGAGGGCGATCCGGCGGGTCAGCGCCTCGGCGGCGGCCGCGTCGCCCTCGCGGACGGCTTCGGCGACCCGTACGTGCAGGGTGACGGCGGCCGGGTCGGGGTCGTGGAACATCACGTCGTGCTGGGTGCGGCCGGTGAGGACCTCGGCGACGACGTCGCCGAGCCGGGCGAACATCTCGTTGCCGGAGGCGTCGAGGACCGTCCGGTGGAAGGCCACGTCGTGGCGGAGGTAGCCCTCCAGCTGGTGGCCGCGGGAGGTGCGGACCATGCCGAGGGCCGCCTCGGTGAGCCGCGCGCACTGCTCGGGGGTGGCGCGGGTGGCGGCCAGCCCGGCGGCGACGGGTTCGACGGCAGAGCGCAGCACGG contains these protein-coding regions:
- a CDS encoding FadR/GntR family transcriptional regulator; the encoded protein is MTTEGSPGQGLHSQVLDTLGLAITAGEYPPGSVLRTDEIAGRFDASRTVVREVVRVLESMQLVESRRRVGVTVRPAEQWNVYDPRVIRWRLAGPDRPRQLRSLTVLRSAVEPVAAGLAATRATPEQCARLTEAALGMVRTSRGHQLEGYLRHDVAFHRTVLDASGNEMFARLGDVVAEVLTGRTQHDVMFHDPDPAAVTLHVRVAEAVREGDAAAAEALTRRIALGALEELDVLAP